TGTGTAGGAACTTTATTAGGTAAAGAATTATAATTAATAATTAAATATCCAATCATTCCAATTACTAACATTATTGAAATTCCAATCATTAGCTTTTGAAACAATGTATAAGGTAATCTCATTAAAGATCACTCCTTTTTGTTTATTTATCTTAGTAGTATTTTTAATAATATCACTAACAAACTATATTGTCTATTCTTTTTAAAAAAGAAAAAAGCATCCAAAGAATGCCTTTTTCCAAAAACAATTTATATCTAAACAAATGAATTACCAAAACATCTGAAAAGACCTATTTATGTGCAATCATCTCAATTTCAATGCTTGCATTTAATGGCAATGCTGCAACTCCAACACAAGTTCTTGCTGGATGTGGTGCAACAAAAGCTGCTCTAAATAACTCGTTCATCTTCGCATAATCATCCATGTTTGTTAAATAGATATTGCATTTTAAAACATTATCTCTTGTTAAAGATGCTGCCTCTAAAACTCGATCCAAATTATGCATACATTGATTAAACTGAGCCTCGATATCACCACCAACAAAGCTACCATCTTCTAATTTCATTGCTGGTTGTGCTGATAAATAATATGTTCCATCCTTTTCAATTGCTAAAGAAAATGGAAATGGCATATCCTTACAACTTGGTATTTCAATATTTTTTCTTGTCATGACTATATCTCCTCTATCTCATTTAAAATTTCAATCAATTGACTTGCCTTACTTCCTAATTTATCATTTATTTCATATTGAATTTTATCCCACTCATAATGAGCACTGTTATAAAGTTCTTTTCCACTACTTGTTAAGCTAAACATTGCTTTATTATTTTCTTTTGTTTCCAAAATATATTCCTTTTTTATAAGTGGTTTTATATTGCGAAGTAAAGTGGTTCTTTCTAATCCCATTCTAGTCGCTAATTCAATGACATTACACTTTTCTAATTGTTTAATATTATTTATAATCGAAAATTGATTAGTTGTAACATCATACTTAGCTAGTGCATTATCATATTTTTTAGTAATAGCTGTTGATGCACGTCTTAAATTAATACAAAAACACTCAGTCTTATTTCTAGTAATAGTAAAACTCCTTTCCATATTAATGTGTATATACACATTATATCATTTACTTTTTTTTTGTCAAGGCAAATTAAAAACTACCATTTGGTAGTTAAATTAATTTTTGTAAATCACTAATAATTAAGTTTATTGTTTTTAAATAAGCAGTATACTTGCTGACAATAAGATGTATCTTATTATATTTTACTTCCACATTAACAAGACCACCATATTTATCAACCTCACTAAATACTTTTTTAACAGTGTTTTTATCATTAACATTTACTTGTAATTGAATAGTAATTTTTTTAGCTTCATCAAATATTTTGATATTTTTATTCATATTTACTAAGATTTCAAATTTTCTCTTTTCAATAATATCCTCAATACTTGCAGGAAGTTTACCATAAATATCATTAATTTCAGGTATCAAATCATTAAATTCTTCTAGCTTTTTCACTTTATAAATTTTTTGATAAAGTTTAATTTTATTATCATCATCCAATTGATAATCCTTAGGAATATAACCAGTATTTTTTAAATTAATAGGTTCAATATCATCATTTTGCACAACAACATTATTCCTTTTATCAATTACTTCTTGTAACATTTCTAAATACATTTCATATCCAACAGTTTCAATATTACCAGCTTGTGTTTTACCTAAAATATCACCAGCACCCCTAATTGAAAGATCACGCAATGCAATTTTATAACCGCTACCTAATTTAGTTAATTCTTTAATAGCTTGTAATCTTTTTTGAGCATCTTCAGTTATCTCACGATTTTTTTGATACATTAAATAAGCATATCCAACACGATCACTTCTTCCAACACGACCTTTTATTTGATAAAGTTGAGCAAGACCAAAATTGTTAGCATCTTCAATTATAATCGTATTAGCATTTGGAATATCAATACCAGTTTCAATAATAGTCGTGCACACTAAAACATTATATTCATTATCATCAAAGCTTTCCATAACTCTTTCAACTTGGTCTTTACTCATCTTACCATGAATAATCGCAACCTTGACATCATCAAACATATCTTCGATATCTTTAGCCACATTTTCAATATCACTAGTTCTATTATGCAAATAAAATACTTGTCCATTTCTAACAATTTCTCTTTCAATAGCTTCCTTAATTAAATACTTATTTTTTTCAACAACATAAGTTTGAATTGGAACACGATTGATAGGTGGTGTTTGTAATAATGACATTTTTCTTAAACCAGATAATGACATTTGCAATGTTCTTGGAATAGGAGTTGCTGATAAAGTTAAAACGTCTATATTATTTCTTAATTGTTTTATTTTCTCTTTATCCTTTACTCCAAAACGCTGTTCTTCATCAATAACTAACAATCCTAAATCATTAAACTCAATATCTTTTCCTAATAGTTTATGAGTACCTACAACAATATCAATCTTCTTATTTTTTAAATCCTCTTTAATTTCTTTAACCATTTTAGGACTTGTATTTCTTGATAATTGAACTATATTAATTGAATAGTCAGCAAACCTTTCTAATAAAGTATGATAATGCTGTCTTGAAAGAATTGTTGTTGGACAAAGAAAAGCTGCTTGTTTATTAGACAAAATAGCTTTTAAAATAGCTCTTAAAGCTACTTCAGTTTTCCCATAACCAACATCACCACAAATTAATCTATCCATTACTAATGGTGATTCCATGTCTTTTTTTACATCTTCAATTGCTTTTTCTTGATCAAGTGTTAATTCATATTCAAAGTCATCTTCAAACTCTTTTTGAATTTCATTATCTGCTAAAAATTTAAATCCAATTGGTTCTTGCCTTGTTGCATATAATTCAAGTAATTCATCCATCATATCTTCTATTCTTTTTTGAACTCTTAGTTTTGTTTTTTTCCAATCGCTACCACCTAAAGTACTAACTTTTGGTATTGTAGTATCACTTGATGAATATTTTTTTATTAAATTAAATTGATCAATTGGTATATATAATTTCTCATTATTTTTATAAACTATATGTAAGAAATCTTTTTCAATATTATCTACTTTTAATTGTATTAATCCAACATATTTACCAATACCATGATGAGCATGAACTATATAATCTCCTTCTTTTAACTCATCTAAATTTAATATATCTGTTGCATTACTATATTTATTTAAGAAGTTGTTTTTTCTTTTACTCTTATAAAATAATTCTTTTTCAGTATAAACTACTATTTTTAAATCATTATTAATAAACCCACGATTAAATACATCGCTTGTTATATTAATTTGTTCTTTAGTATATTCATTATTACTATACTTTAAATTATTTTCCTCTAATAAGTTCATAATAATTTTTTTATCATGTTGTCTTGTTAAACAAATATTTATTTCATAATTATTATTATAGTTTTCTTTAACTGAGTTTATAAAATCAATTAATGTCTTAAACTTATCTATTGGAAATAAATTTAATGATTGTTGATTTAAGTTTAAACGATATTTATCAATATTTATATAACCTTTTATTAAGTTATCCCACTCTAAAAACAAATTATAATTACTAATTGATTTATTTTCATTTTCTAATTCTATTAAATAATTATAACTTTCTTCAATGGTAATGTTATTTGATTGAATGAACTCATCATAAGATGAGATTATAATAATTGGATCATTCAAATATTCAATGATTGATGATTTTTTATCACTTAAATTATAATATCTTGAAAAGAATAAATCTTTATTTATTTCTGCCATTGTTTCTATTTCATCTAAAATAATATTATTTTTACTAATCTCTCTAATCCTACTCATAATATTATTACTTTCATTATGAGAATAAATAGAAGCAGGGAAAATAGTAACCTCATTAACATTTATTCTACTTCTTTGATTAGTAACATCAAACAGTTTAATACTTTCAATAACATCATCAAAAACATCAATTCTAATAGGCATATCGTGTGTTAAACTAAAAATATCTATTACACTACCTCTAATTGCATACTCATTAGGCATTGTAACTTTACTTACTTTAAGATAACCATTATTAGTTAAAAAATCATTTACTTTATCAAAATTAATTTCTTCATCTTTTCTTAATGTTTGAATATTATCAAAATAAGAAGTCTTATCAACAATTGGTCTTATTAAACCAAGAGAGTGAGTTATAATTATTTTAGCTTTATCATTATTAGTTTTAATTAGTGTTTCAATTCTTTGAACATTAAGTTCTGGAGAACTTGCTAATGTTTCTACTACTAGTGATTCATCAAAACCAAACAAAGCAATTTCATCATCATTTACATAGTTTTTTAATTCATTATACAGTTTAGTAGCACTATAAAGGTTATTTTTTATAATAATAATATCTTTTTTGAAGTGCAAAAAGTTTTGTAAAATAAGAACAGCTTCTTCAAAAGCATCTAGTTCACAAAACCCTTTATCACTATAAATGTTATAAAATGGAATATTATTTAATATGTTCATTTAATCACCGAAATAATTATACCACAATTAATGTGGAAAAATAATAATGTTCAAAAGTTATCTTTCCACACTTGTTAATTTAGTGGAAAAATTATTTATTCCTTTATTTAATCCATATTATTAAATAAGTTATTTATGTGGAAAAAAAATTAAAATATATTTTTTAAACAATTTTTTGTTAATTTGTGGATTAATGTTTTCCCTATTGAAAATTAATTTTTTTTATCATTGTGGATTACTAAAATTTTATTGATGTTTTAGCCTTTTTGATTGTGGAAAACTTTGTTAACAACTTACTTGTTACTCTTTTTAGTATAGCTTTTTTTCTCAATTTATTATATTATTATTTTGATAAAGAGGTGAAATATTATGTCGAATAATTTAGAAACATTATGGAACAATTGTTTAACTATTATTAAAGAAAAAGCTGATCATTTAATTTTTGAAAATTTTTATGAAAAATGTTCCATTGATTCAATAGAAGATGGCATTGTTTATATTTTGGCTCATGATGAAATAGTTAAAGCTTATTTAGAAAATGATAAAGATATTAATATCATTAATGAAGCATTATTGTCGGTCACAGAGTCAAATTTTAAAGCTAAAATTATAACAGAAGAAGATAAAAAAAATAAAAAATCTAATAATGTAGTTGAACAAGATGAAATTTCTATTATTAATAATAATTTACGTAAAGATTATATTTTTGATAATTTTGTAGTTGGATCATCAAATCAAGAGAGTTTTCAAGCTGGTATTTCTGTTTCTAGTTCTCCTGGTAATCTTTTTAATCCATTATTTATTCATGGTAAATCTGGTCTTGGAAAAACACATTTAGTTCATTCAATTGGAAATAGAATTATTGAACAAAAACCTAACATGCGTGTTTTATATGTTTCAAGCGAAGAATTTTTTAATGATTATATTAAAATAACTAAAGGTAATATGAATGATACTGAATGGTTTAATCATAAATATCGTGATATTGATGTATTAATAGTAGATGATATTCAATTTTTAAGTAATAAAGAAAAAAGTAATGAAATGTTTTTCAATGTTTATAATGATTTATTTAGTAAAAATAAACAAATTATTATTACATCAGATGTTATGCCAAAAGAGTTACATGGCTTAGAAGAACGATTAGTTAGTCGTTTTACTCAAGGTTTAAGTGTATCAATTTCTCCACCTGGATATGAAACTAGTATTAAAATTTTAGAAAAGAAACTTTCTTATTTTAATGAAGATGAAAATACAATTATAACTGATAAAGCCTTAGAATATATTGCTAAAAACTTTTCTAAAGATGTTAGAGATTTAGAAGGGGCTTTAAGAAGAGTTATTTTCTATACAATTAATATGACTGATTCACAAGAAATTACTATGGATATTATTTATGAAGCATTTAAAGATTATCAATCTATTAAGGTAGATGGTGATATAACAAATGAAAAAATATTAAAAATAGTATGTAATTATTACAATTTATCTAAATCACAAATAACTAGTAAATCAAGACAAAAATTAATAGTTACACCACGTCAGATTGCTATTTACTTAACAAGGTCATTATTAGAAACTCCTTATGAAAAAATAGGTAAAATTTATGGGAATCGTGATCATTCAACTATTATGTCTAGTTATCATAAAGTAAAGGAACAAATTGATGATAATAACAGTGAATATGTCTTAGTAATTAATGAATTAACTAAATTGTTGAAACAATAAAATTTTATCAACATACTTATCCACATATAAATTTCTTTTTGTTATGTACTTTTATTAATTTATCCACTTTTTATTTCTGTATTATTATTATTATATGTTATAATATAAATATCAATTTTGGAGGTATCGTATATGAAATTTAAAATCCAAACTAATTCTCTTTTACAAGGTCTTAGTAAAGTAAATCATGTAGTAAATAATAAATCACCAATTCCTTCTTTAAATGGAATTTATTTTAGATTAGATTCTTCTAATTTAACACTTATTGGAAGTGATTCTGATATTACAATAAAATGTATCATTGATCAAGATATAGAGATAATAAATCAAGGTAGAATAGTTATTCCTAAATTTATTGTTGAAATTATTAAAAAAATTGATGATGAATGGGTTGAATTAGAATTAATAGATAATAGTTTAATTATTATTAAAAGTAAAAAAAGTGAATTTAAAATTAATGGAATTAGTGCTGATAATTTCCCTAATATTGATTTTTCTTTAAATGGAGATAAAATTAATATTTCTACTAATATTATTAATTCTATTATTTCAGAAACAGCATTTGCTACTTCTCAAGAAGAAATTAGACCAGTTCTTACTGGAGTAAACTTTTCTTGTGAAGATAGTGTATTAACTTGTGTTGCTACTGATAGTTTTAGATTAGCAAAAAAGAAAATTAATATAGAAAGTAATTTTAATTTTAATATTAATGTTCCTGCTAAATGTTTATTTGAGGTTTCTAAATTAATTAAAGAAAATAAAAATATTGATGTTTTTATTTCTCAACAAAGAATTTTATTTAATTTAGAAAATATTGTTATTCAATCAAGATTAATTAATGGAAATTATCCTGATATTTCTAAATTAATTCCTGAAAGTTATGAATCTACATTAAAAGTTAATAAAAAAATTATTCAAGATTCTTTAGATAGAGCAAATGTTTTATCAATTAATTCTTCAAATTATACAGTAACTTTAGAAAAAAATTCTAATATGCTTACTTTATATTCTAAATCTCAAGAAGTAGGATCAATTCAAGAAGATGTTAGTTATTTAGATTTTGATGGTAAAGAATTACTAATTTCTTTTAATTCAAGATATGTTAATGATGCCTTAAAATCATTTAATGATGATATAGTATGTTTTTATTTTAATGGAGCAATGAGTCCATTTATTATAAAGTCTGAAGAAAATGATAGTAGTACTCAATTAATATTACCTATTAAAACATATTAGTTTTTTAAAAAGGTAAATATTTATAATAATTTACCTTTTTTTAAATAAAATTTAAAATTATTAAGGAGGAGTAATTTATGAAAAAAATAACTCTGTCATTTATGTTAGTGCTTGCTTTATTATTAAGTTCTAGTGTAGATGCAAAAACAAATGAAGGAATAAGTAAAGAAAAAATTATTATTAAATTGGATAAAGGATATAAATATAATAATAGTTTAAAATCAAAAATTGAAAAAAATCTTAATTTAAAAGTTAATAAAGTTAAAAAAATTAAAGCTGGAAAATTAGGAAATTATTATGTTGTAACTTTAAATAAAGAAATTAAAGATATAAACAAACAGTATAATAAATTGAATAATATAAAAGGAATTGAAAAAGTTCAATCTTCTTACTTTTATAATTATGAACCAATTAGTAAAAAGAAAAAAACAAGAGCAAATGTAATCGCTAATAATTGGCATGTTGCTAAAGTTGCTGCAGATCAATTAAAACAGGAAGTTAGTGATACTTCAAAAAAAATAAGAGTAGGGATTATTGATACTGGAATAGATTATGATCATCCAGATTTAAAAAATATTATTAATAAAGAATTATCATATAATTATATTGGATATAATAATGATGCAAGTGATGATATTGGACATGGAACACACGTTGCTGGATTAATTGCAGGAGAAAATGATTATTCTGTTGGAAAAAATATAGAAATAGTAGCATACCGTGCTTTAAATGATGAATATGGAAATACTGAAGATATTGTTGAAGCTATTAATGATGCTCAAGAAAATGATGTTAAAGTATTAAATATGTCATTTGGATATGATTCTTTTTTTGGAATTGATGAATTAATGTATAATAGTATATTAAAATATGATGGTTTAATAGTTGCAGCAGCAGGAAATAATGGAAAAGAAGGATCAGATTATCCAGCAGCATTACCTTTAGATAATGTAATTTCAGTAGGATCAATGGATGAAAATGATGTAAAATCAGGTTATAGTAATTATAGTAATAATGATGTTGATATTTTTGCTCCAGGTAATTCTGTATTTTCAACTTGTTCAGTTTCATTATATTTATGTATGGATTATGGATTTGATCAATATGATCAAAATAGCCAATTAGCAAAAATGAGTGGTACTAGTATGGCTACTCCTATAGTTGCTGGAATTGCTGGAACATTATATTCAATTGATGAAAATTTAGAATATGATGATGTAAAATATTCAATAATAGATAGTGCTGTAGTTACTGATGGTTTAAAAAGACAAGCAACTACTGAAGGATATGTAAATGCAAAAAGTGCATTAGATAATATAAAAATTTCTAATAATAAAACAAATAGTTTTGCTAAATTAAATAGTGATGGCTCTATTAATTTATGGGGAGATAATAGTCATGGTCAATTAGGAAATAATACAACTGCTGATGTTTTAGAAACAAGTCCATTTAATTATAGTATTGATAACGATAAAATAGTTAAATATTATATTACTTCAAAAAATGTTTTTCTAATTAGTGAAAAAGGCGAATTATATGTATCTGGAAAAAATGATTATGGACAATTAGGTCAAAATAATAGTAATGATTCATTAGAATTCGTTAAGTTTAATAAAGTTGATAGTAAACATAAAATTAAAAAAATATCTCTAAGAGATCCAAAAGGGTTATTTGATGAAGATACTTTAACTATTAAATTAGAAGAAGTTAATAAAGTTAATGATTATTATCAAATTGGCAAATATTCAAATAAAGTAGAATCTGATGAATTTCAAAATACTAATAAATTACAATACTTTAAATTTAATAAATATGGTGATCTTGAATCAATTAGTTTTTATAAGTTGAATAGTAGAAAATTAGAAGCAATTGAAAAATTTAAATATGAAACAGAATACGATGAATTTTTTGAAGAATATATAACATATCTAGATAGTTTGACAACTATTAAATATTTTGATAAATATTATACAACTAAAGTTGTAAAATATGATATATATACAGAAAATGATGAACTATTACATTATGAAAAAACTACTAAAAAGGATTATAATAATAAAATAATTCAAATAAAAACTTTTTATGCAATTAATAATTCATATTATGATTTCTTAAAATATGAGAAAATTGATAATTATTTACCTCTTTATAAAGAAATTATTGATTATAAAAATGGAGTTATTAATAGAAAAACTGAATATGAATATAATGATAATAATGAGCTTAAAAAAGGTGCTAAAAAGTATGCTTCTAATTACAATAAAAATGGGAAAATTACTACAAAATATTATGCTAGTTATGATAAAGCTGGAAAATTAGGAAAAGGTAAATTAGTTCAAAAAGTAACTTATGGAAAAAAATTAATTACTAATAAAAAATATACTTATAATAATAGTGATGTAAAAACTAAGTATACTAAATTAATTACTTATAAAAATGGTAAAAAGAAATCATATTTAGAAATTAAGTATAATAAGGATTATAAAAAAACTAAATTAAGTAGAACTTATAAAAATAATAAGAAAGAAAAAGATATTTTATTTAAATATAATAATAAAGGTGAATTAAAAGCTAATTCTAAATCTAATGCTTATAAGTATGTGAAAATATATAAAAAAGGTAAATTGTATATGACAACTAAATATACATATAATACTAATGGTAAGATTGCTAAAAAAAGCATTACTTATGCAAAGGGAGGTAATTAATAATGAAAAAATATTTAATTATGTTTGCAATGGTAATTTTCTTATCAATGAACAATACTTATGCAAAAGAAAGATCAATGCAAATGACTGAATATCCAATTGATTATAGAAGTTTTATAAATAAAGAGTCTTTTATCGATATATTAGATTATAATGATTTAAGTCTTGTAGTTGAAGATAATGATAGTAATCCTGAAAATGGAATTGTTTTATATAAGGAATTTATTGGAAATGATGGTTCATTAAGAAGATATGGTGAATGGTTTAAAAAGCAAGATGGAAAATGGTTTAATTACAAAGAATCAATTGAACATGGAACTAAAACAACAAATGAATTATATATTAAATCATATGAAGCTGCAGAATATTATTTTGATGCAAGTAAATGTTCAAGTTCAACAACTTATGAAAATGATAGTTGTCAAACAAAACATAAGAAGAGTATTAATTACTATTATAAAGAGGGAAATAGAATTTATATTTCAATTGATTTAACATATCCAAATAATAAGTATACAAAAGATAATATGTATAGTTCAATTATTTACAAAACAACATATCGTGATAATTTATATCCAGAATTTAAAATAAGTGTTAAAAGAGATAGTTTAAATAGAATTACAAAATTTATTTATTCTTATTACCATAAAGATAAAATTTATCAAACTGCTGAAAGTATGAAAATTGATACTAAATATGATAGATATGATGCTAACAATGTACAATCATACGGTATTAAATATAAAACTTATGATGAAAAAAATAGATTAAGAGGTATTTATGAATATCATGACTTTGATGATACTTATTATGATGTTGATGATGATGATGCAGGTGATATTGGTGAAGTACTTACTTATCAAAAATTAATTAACTATCATTCAAATGGAAAAATTTATACTACATTAGTTGAAAAGAATGATAAATTTGAAAATACAACATATCACAAGAAAATGAAATATCGTAAAGATGGAAAAAAACAAGCTGTTATTTTTTATAAATATAAGGCTGGTAATGCAATTTTAAGAAAAGAGTATAAGTATAATGCAAAAGGAACTTTAAAAGGAAAAGCTTATAGATATACAACTACTTATAAAAAAGGGAAAAAGAAAACAGTAAAAGGTTTTTATAATTCTAAAGGTAAAATTTATAAAACAGTAAAAGTGAAAAATAGAAAAGATTTTAAAGTTGCAGAATATGAATATGAATTAGTAAATGAAGAGTATTATTATTAGAAAAGATAAAATTAGTAATTAGAGGATAACAATTGTTATCTTCTTTTTTTATAAAAAAATGAAGACTTAGCTTCATTTTAATTAGAATTCTATTATATAATTGAATTTATCTTTAATTAATCCTTTTTTAATATTCTCTAAATAATCATAAACTTTTGTTGAAACACTATTTTCATCATATATAAATTCCATTTCAAAACCATTATGATTAATTATATCTAGTGGTTGAATTGAAGCTGCAGTACCTGTTGCAAAAGCTTCTGATACTCTACCTTGTTTATATAATTCAACTAAATTATCAATATCAATTTTCTTTTCTTCTACTTCATAACCTAATTCTGGAGCAATATTGATAACACTATCGCGAGTAATTCCTTTAAGAATAGAGCCACTAGTATTTGGTGTTATAATTTTATTATCAACAATAAAGAAGACATTCATCATTCCAGCTTCTTCGATATATTTTTGTTCATGAGGATCTAACCATAAAACTTGATTATATCCATTTTTATTAGCATTTGCAGTTGCATAAAATGCACCACCATAATTACCACCATTTTTAACTTCACCAGTTCCATTTGTTGGAACACGCATATAATGAGTTTCAGTTGTTAGTTTTACCTTATCAGATGTAAAGTAAGTACTCATTGGGCTCATGATAATCATAAAGATATATTCTTTTGATTGACGTGCTCCAATAATTGCTTCAGATGCTATCATAAAGGGCCTAATATATAGATAGCTATCTATATTATCGTAAAACCAATTATCTTCTTCTTTTTTTATTAATTCGACAAGTGCCTTTAAAACAAAATCAACATCTATTTCTGGCATACACATTCTTTTTGCAGAATCATTTAATCTTTTTAAGTTTGCATCAGCTCTAAATAATATTCTTTTATTATTAGTTTTTAATACCTTTAAACCTTCAAAAATTGTTTGACCATAATGAAAGCATAGTGCAGATGGTTCAATAGTAAATGCTTCATAAGGTTTTATAGTTGCATTATGCCACCCATCTTGATCATTATATTTCATTTCAAACATATAATTAGTAAAAGTAGTACCAAAAGCAGGTGGAGTAACTGCTTTTTTTCTTTTATTTTCATTTTCTATAAATTTTATTGTATCTTCCATAATAATACCTACATTTTCATTAGATTTCTTAGTTGATCCCCAACTTTTTCAATATCATGATTTTTCATATTTTGTCTATGAGCATTTATCTTAGGATTATTTGCTTTTTCTTCTAAAATAAATTCTTTTGCGAAATCACCATTTTTTATTTCTTTTAAAACATCTTTCATAACTTGTTTTGTTTCATCAGTAATTATTTTTGGGCCAACAACATATTCACCAAACTCAGCAGTATTTGAAATTGAATTATTCATATTCATAAAACCACCTTCATAAATCATATCAATGATTAATTTCATTTCATTAACACATTCAAAATAAGCAGCTTCTTGTGAATAACCAGCTTCAACTAAAACTTCAAAACCAGTTTTCATCAATTCAACAACACCACCACAAAGAACAACTTGTTCACCAAATAGATCAGTTTCAACTTCTTCTTTAAATGTAGTTTCTAAAATACCACTTCTTCCACTACCAAGACCTTTAGCATAGGCTTGCGCAACTTGCATTGTATCATTACTATAATCTTGATAAACAGCAAACAATGAAGGAACACCTTTATCATTTTGATATTGACGTCTTACCATATGTCCAGGTGATTTTGGAGCAACCATAAACACATTAACATCACTAGGCGGTACTATTTGGTTATAATGCACATTAAATGCATGAGCAAATGCTAAATAATTACCACTAACTAAATTATCTTTAACATGATTATTATAAATATCTGGCATTACTTCATCAGGAACTAACATCATAACAACATCAGCTTTTTTTGTTGCAGTAGCAACATCATATACTTCTAATCCAGCTTCTCTTGCTTTTTCTACTGATTTTGATGTCTCTTTTAATCCAACGCAAACATCATAACCACTTTCTTTTAAATTTAGAGCATGAGCATGACCTTGCGAACCATATCCAATTATTGCGATTTTCTTATTTTCTAATACCTTTTCATTTATATCTTTTTCTAAATATACTTTTTTCATTTTTCTAATCTCCTTTTTTTATAATATTATTTCTTCAAATGATCCATTTGCAGGTATCATTGGTAAAACATTTGCTTTTTTATCAATCATTACCTCAATAATCATTGGAAAATCATTTTTAAATACTTCTTCTATTTGATTCAATTCTTGACGACTTTCAATTTTTAAATAGTCAAGATTATATGC
The Bacilli bacterium PM5-9 DNA segment above includes these coding regions:
- a CDS encoding chromosomal replication initiator protein (product_source=KO:K02313; cath_funfam=1.10.1750.10,1.10.8.60,3.40.50.300; cog=COG0593; ko=KO:K02313; pfam=PF00308,PF08299; smart=SM00382,SM00760; superfamily=48295,52540; tigrfam=TIGR00362), whose product is MSNNLETLWNNCLTIIKEKADHLIFENFYEKCSIDSIEDGIVYILAHDEIVKAYLENDKDINIINEALLSVTESNFKAKIITEEDKKNKKSNNVVEQDEISIINNNLRKDYIFDNFVVGSSNQESFQAGISVSSSPGNLFNPLFIHGKSGLGKTHLVHSIGNRIIEQKPNMRVLYVSSEEFFNDYIKITKGNMNDTEWFNHKYRDIDVLIVDDIQFLSNKEKSNEMFFNVYNDLFSKNKQIIITSDVMPKELHGLEERLVSRFTQGLSVSISPPGYETSIKILEKKLSYFNEDENTIITDKALEYIAKNFSKDVRDLEGALRRVIFYTINMTDSQEITMDIIYEAFKDYQSIKVDGDITNEKILKIVCNYYNLSKSQITSKSRQKLIVTPRQIAIYLTRSLLETPYEKIGKIYGNRDHSTIMSSYHKVKEQIDDNNSEYVLVINELTKLLKQ
- a CDS encoding DNA polymerase-3 subunit beta (product_source=KO:K02338; cath_funfam=3.10.150.10; cog=COG0592; ko=KO:K02338; pfam=PF00712,PF02767,PF02768; smart=SM00480; superfamily=55979; tigrfam=TIGR00663); translation: MKFKIQTNSLLQGLSKVNHVVNNKSPIPSLNGIYFRLDSSNLTLIGSDSDITIKCIIDQDIEIINQGRIVIPKFIVEIIKKIDDEWVELELIDNSLIIIKSKKSEFKINGISADNFPNIDFSLNGDKINISTNIINSIISETAFATSQEEIRPVLTGVNFSCEDSVLTCVATDSFRLAKKKINIESNFNFNINVPAKCLFEVSKLIKENKNIDVFISQQRILFNLENIVIQSRLINGNYPDISKLIPESYESTLKVNKKIIQDSLDRANVLSINSSNYTVTLEKNSNMLTLYSKSQEVGSIQEDVSYLDFDGKELLISFNSRYVNDALKSFNDDIVCFYFNGAMSPFIIKSEENDSSTQLILPIKTY
- a CDS encoding subtilisin family serine protease (product_source=COG1404; cath_funfam=3.40.50.200; cleavage_site_network=SignalP-noTM; cog=COG1404; pfam=PF00082; superfamily=48371,52743,53933) yields the protein MKKITLSFMLVLALLLSSSVDAKTNEGISKEKIIIKLDKGYKYNNSLKSKIEKNLNLKVNKVKKIKAGKLGNYYVVTLNKEIKDINKQYNKLNNIKGIEKVQSSYFYNYEPISKKKKTRANVIANNWHVAKVAADQLKQEVSDTSKKIRVGIIDTGIDYDHPDLKNIINKELSYNYIGYNNDASDDIGHGTHVAGLIAGENDYSVGKNIEIVAYRALNDEYGNTEDIVEAINDAQENDVKVLNMSFGYDSFFGIDELMYNSILKYDGLIVAAAGNNGKEGSDYPAALPLDNVISVGSMDENDVKSGYSNYSNNDVDIFAPGNSVFSTCSVSLYLCMDYGFDQYDQNSQLAKMSGTSMATPIVAGIAGTLYSIDENLEYDDVKYSIIDSAVVTDGLKRQATTEGYVNAKSALDNIKISNNKTNSFAKLNSDGSINLWGDNSHGQLGNNTTADVLETSPFNYSIDNDKIVKYYITSKNVFLISEKGELYVSGKNDYGQLGQNNSNDSLEFVKFNKVDSKHKIKKISLRDPKGLFDEDTLTIKLEEVNKVNDYYQIGKYSNKVESDEFQNTNKLQYFKFNKYGDLESISFYKLNSRKLEAIEKFKYETEYDEFFEEYITYLDSLTTIKYFDKYYTTKVVKYDIYTENDELLHYEKTTKKDYNNKIIQIKTFYAINNSYYDFLKYEKIDNYLPLYKEIIDYKNGVINRKTEYEYNDNNELKKGAKKYASNYNKNGKITTKYYASYDKAGKLGKGKLVQKVTYGKKLITNKKYTYNNSDVKTKYTKLITYKNGKKKSYLEIKYNKDYKKTKLSRTYKNNKKEKDILFKYNNKGELKANSKSNAYKYVKIYKKGKLYMTTKYTYNTNGKIAKKSITYAKGGN